A region from the Afifella aestuarii genome encodes:
- a CDS encoding GNAT family N-acetyltransferase has protein sequence MHDVTIRAFDPATDTERLSKIWLDASLLAHPFIGRDRLLEQRRLIEERYLPAAETWVACRSGEPAGFISLMENFIGGLFVAPAHQKKGIGRRLIAHAFTRRDELTLEVYTENAGALRFYLAQGFEEISRRPRDDEGFPFENARLRRPAR, from the coding sequence ATGCACGATGTCACGATCCGCGCCTTCGACCCGGCGACGGACACCGAAAGACTTTCAAAAATCTGGCTCGACGCCTCGCTCCTGGCGCATCCCTTCATCGGCCGCGACCGGCTCCTGGAACAGCGGCGTCTCATCGAAGAGAGATATCTTCCCGCGGCCGAGACATGGGTCGCATGTCGAAGCGGCGAGCCCGCGGGCTTCATCAGCCTGATGGAGAATTTCATCGGCGGCCTGTTCGTCGCCCCCGCGCATCAGAAAAAAGGCATCGGCCGCCGCCTGATCGCCCATGCCTTCACGCGCCGCGACGAACTCACCCTCGAAGTCTACACGGAAAACGCGGGCGCCCTGCGCTTCTATCTGGCGCAAGGCTTTGAGGAAATCTCGCGCCGCCCCCGAGACGATGAGGGCTTTCCGTTCGAAAACGCCCGCCTGCGCAGGCCGGCGCGCTGA
- a CDS encoding threonine dehydratase: protein MLFTLNDLDAAVAVVGTTVKPTPAYAWPLLASRTGAEVIVKHENHTPTGSFKARGGLFYVEKMRRAGALPPGLVTATRGNHGQSIAIGAARAGIPAKIIVPEGNSREKNAAMAAFGGEVIVAGKDFDESREIAAGYQASHGFTFVPSFHPDIVAGVATYAHELFTDHADIDAVLVPVGMGSGICSLITLRDLLGLKTEIWGVVARNAPAFAQSFEAGRPRPTSTARTFADGVACREPQPEALEIILNGAAGILQVGEDEIAEAIRILYTHTHNMAEGAGAAPLAALMGESERFRGKRVALILTGGNIDMPVFRQILSGQTPVA from the coding sequence ATGCTCTTCACCCTGAACGACCTGGACGCCGCCGTTGCCGTCGTCGGCACGACCGTCAAGCCGACACCGGCCTATGCCTGGCCTCTTCTCGCGAGCCGAACCGGGGCGGAGGTCATCGTCAAGCATGAAAACCACACGCCCACCGGCTCGTTCAAAGCGCGGGGTGGGCTGTTTTATGTCGAAAAAATGCGCCGCGCCGGCGCCCTGCCGCCCGGCCTGGTGACGGCGACGCGCGGCAACCATGGCCAATCCATCGCCATCGGCGCCGCCCGAGCCGGCATTCCGGCGAAAATCATCGTTCCGGAAGGCAATTCGCGCGAAAAGAACGCGGCGATGGCGGCTTTCGGCGGCGAAGTCATCGTCGCGGGCAAGGATTTCGACGAAAGCCGGGAGATTGCGGCGGGCTATCAGGCCTCGCACGGCTTTACGTTCGTCCCCTCCTTCCACCCCGATATCGTTGCGGGCGTTGCGACCTACGCCCACGAATTGTTCACCGACCACGCCGATATCGATGCCGTCCTCGTTCCGGTCGGCATGGGATCGGGGATCTGCAGCCTGATCACGCTGCGCGATCTGTTGGGGCTGAAGACGGAGATCTGGGGCGTGGTCGCCCGAAACGCGCCGGCCTTTGCGCAATCCTTCGAGGCCGGCCGCCCCCGGCCGACCTCGACCGCGCGCACATTTGCCGACGGCGTGGCCTGCCGCGAGCCTCAGCCGGAGGCGCTGGAGATCATTCTGAACGGCGCGGCGGGCATCTTGCAGGTCGGCGAGGACGAAATCGCCGAGGCAATCCGCATTCTCTACACCCACACGCACAACATGGCAGAAGGGGCGGGCGCCGCGCCTCTGGCTGCGCTGATGGGCGAGAGCGAACGCTTCCGCGGCAAACGCGTCGCCCTCATCCTGACCGGCGGCAATATCGACATGCCCGTCTTCCGGCAGATTCTTTCGGGCCAAACGCCGGTAGCTTAG
- a CDS encoding DNA cytosine methyltransferase, whose product MQVAGLFAGIGGLEIGLAATGHHPVLLSEISEPARAVLAAKFPDIECAGDVRAIQNLPSSVDLITAGFPCQDLSQAGTTKGITGERSGLVGQIFRLLDDHPTPWVVLENVSFMLQLDAGRGMRTIVEAFEERGYRWAYRVVNTLAFLPQRRERVIFIATTSDIDPASVVLADEAEAPTPETRLETHAHGFYWTEGVRGLGWAPDAIPTLKNGSTIGIPSPPAILLPNGDVVTPDIRDAERLQGFSRDWTLEAEKVARPSSRWSLVGNAVSVPVAEWIGQRLSMPGGYDCARDRALPANGRWPRAARYDGTNRLAVEISGFPDYRPRAPLAEFLQHPGKPLSVRASQGFLSRTERSSLRFVPGFRDRVRQHLHRMMVSANNIAAE is encoded by the coding sequence TTGCAAGTCGCAGGACTCTTTGCTGGCATCGGCGGTCTGGAGATCGGTCTCGCAGCAACTGGTCACCATCCAGTGCTTCTCAGCGAGATATCCGAACCGGCGCGAGCCGTCCTGGCTGCCAAGTTTCCTGATATCGAGTGTGCCGGCGATGTGCGCGCGATCCAAAATCTCCCCAGCAGCGTAGATTTGATCACTGCGGGATTCCCTTGTCAGGACCTCAGTCAGGCAGGCACAACAAAGGGTATCACGGGTGAGCGTTCCGGCCTTGTCGGACAGATCTTCCGTCTATTGGATGACCATCCAACGCCGTGGGTCGTCCTGGAGAACGTTTCATTTATGCTACAGCTCGACGCCGGGCGCGGCATGCGCACTATCGTTGAGGCGTTTGAGGAGAGGGGCTACAGGTGGGCCTATCGCGTGGTGAATACGCTAGCTTTTCTGCCGCAGCGACGCGAACGGGTAATTTTCATCGCAACCACCAGCGATATCGATCCGGCCAGTGTAGTGCTGGCAGATGAAGCCGAAGCCCCGACGCCAGAAACGCGTCTCGAGACCCACGCGCATGGTTTCTATTGGACCGAAGGTGTGCGCGGTCTGGGATGGGCACCAGATGCCATCCCCACGCTGAAGAATGGATCCACGATCGGGATACCTTCGCCCCCGGCGATTCTGCTGCCCAACGGCGACGTCGTTACCCCGGACATTCGTGATGCCGAACGGCTTCAAGGGTTCTCCAGAGACTGGACGCTTGAAGCCGAGAAAGTCGCTCGGCCATCGAGCCGCTGGTCACTGGTAGGCAACGCCGTATCCGTGCCTGTCGCGGAATGGATCGGACAGAGACTGTCAATGCCAGGTGGATACGACTGTGCCAGAGACCGCGCGTTGCCGGCGAATGGCCGCTGGCCGCGTGCCGCTCGCTACGATGGAACAAACCGCCTCGCAGTAGAGATAAGTGGCTTCCCCGACTATCGGCCGCGCGCGCCGTTGGCCGAGTTCCTGCAACATCCGGGAAAGCCGCTATCGGTAAGAGCGAGTCAGGGTTTCCTGTCCCGCACCGAGCGCAGCAGCTTGCGGTTTGTGCCCGGGTTTCGAGACCGGGTGCGCCAGCACCTTCACCGTATGATGGTTTCTGCCAACAACATCGCTGCGGAATGA
- a CDS encoding putative bifunctional diguanylate cyclase/phosphodiesterase, with translation MIPPDAFIPVAEEIGLIVPIGEWVLRQACAEAAGWPEMIKIAVNLSPVQFKSKRLVETVVEALQESGLDPARLELEITESVLLHGSAGNVAVLQELKDLGIRISMDDFGTGYSSLSYLQKFPFDKLKIDQSFVRELSDRPEAMAIIRAVTGLGRSLQMLTTAEGVETPEQLERLSREGCTEVQGYLFSEPRPASELARLLACGTAPFERLAKDRAALGKMEGAEMDGGEAGETGEMQAVA, from the coding sequence ATGATCCCGCCCGATGCCTTCATTCCGGTCGCCGAAGAGATCGGCCTCATCGTGCCGATCGGCGAATGGGTGTTGCGGCAGGCCTGCGCGGAGGCGGCGGGCTGGCCGGAGATGATCAAGATCGCCGTCAATCTGTCGCCGGTGCAGTTCAAGAGCAAAAGGCTCGTGGAGACCGTCGTCGAGGCGCTTCAGGAATCCGGGCTCGATCCGGCGCGGCTTGAGCTGGAGATTACGGAATCGGTGCTGCTGCACGGCAGCGCGGGGAATGTGGCGGTGCTGCAGGAGCTCAAGGATCTCGGCATCCGAATTTCCATGGACGATTTCGGCACCGGCTATTCCTCGCTGAGTTACTTGCAGAAATTCCCCTTCGACAAGCTCAAGATCGACCAGTCCTTCGTGCGCGAACTCTCCGACCGGCCGGAGGCGATGGCGATCATCCGCGCCGTCACCGGGCTCGGGCGGAGCCTGCAGATGCTGACGACGGCGGAGGGGGTGGAGACGCCCGAACAGCTGGAACGCCTGTCGCGCGAGGGCTGCACCGAGGTGCAGGGCTATCTCTTCAGCGAACCGCGGCCGGCGAGCGAACTCGCACGCCTTCTCGCCTGCGGCACGGCGCCGTTCGAACGCCTGGCGAAGGACAGGGCGGCCCTGGGAAAAATGGAGGGGGCAGAGATGGACGGGGGAGAGGCGGGAGAAACGGGGGAGATGCAGGCGGTGGCGTAA
- a CDS encoding helix-turn-helix domain-containing protein produces the protein MLRCGMTTTHSMGAYPTEPVRTYEDATWRVELLPRQAYETRYTPERPVIGFAFDRQNGVHAFAGDRTRDFAARANGFAYLPAGCEIYSRSEGGGEYLRILRKNGQYARPRERHFSDTAHRAATNSAHRLRREILLQNTRDPLAIEALALDLERAATAIIDGAEPRDLAAQWMTQRRMNRVEAIIEARFAQALTVAELAEALNLSADFFTRAFRAAFGRTPRDAIIDRRIRHARDLLLKSDAPLAAIALASGFSSHAHMTAQFSQRLGMCPSQFRRA, from the coding sequence ATGCTACGCTGCGGCATGACGACGACGCACAGCATGGGCGCTTACCCCACCGAGCCGGTCAGGACGTACGAGGACGCGACATGGCGCGTGGAGCTCCTCCCCCGGCAGGCCTACGAAACGCGCTACACGCCCGAACGACCTGTGATCGGCTTTGCGTTTGATCGCCAGAATGGCGTGCATGCCTTTGCGGGCGACAGGACCCGTGATTTTGCGGCGCGTGCGAACGGCTTCGCCTATCTGCCCGCCGGCTGCGAAATCTACTCGCGCTCTGAAGGCGGCGGCGAATACCTCAGAATTCTGCGCAAGAACGGCCAATATGCGAGGCCGCGCGAGCGGCACTTCAGCGATACGGCCCATCGGGCGGCGACCAATTCAGCCCACCGTTTGCGCCGGGAAATCCTGCTTCAAAACACCCGCGATCCCCTCGCGATCGAAGCGCTGGCCCTCGACCTCGAGCGTGCGGCAACGGCGATCATCGATGGGGCGGAACCTCGCGATTTGGCGGCGCAATGGATGACGCAGAGACGCATGAACCGTGTCGAGGCGATCATCGAAGCCCGCTTTGCCCAGGCTTTGACTGTCGCCGAATTGGCCGAGGCCCTTAATCTATCTGCCGATTTTTTCACCCGCGCCTTTCGCGCGGCTTTCGGCCGGACCCCGCGCGACGCCATCATCGACCGCCGCATTCGCCATGCACGCGATCTGCTGTTGAAGAGCGATGCGCCGTTGGCCGCAATCGCCCTGGCGAGCGGATTCTCCTCTCACGCCCATATGACCGCACAGTTCAGCCAACGACTGGGCATGTGCCCAAGCCAATTTCGGCGGGCATGA
- a CDS encoding very short patch repair endonuclease — protein sequence MGQPVPTTAERSALMGRVRQKETSPELRIASLLRELGVGYRKNVRALPGSPDFANRKRRWAIFVNGCYWHHHTNCRKATVPKANRDFWWAKFQRNRQRDAHAIRELRRAGYRVAVIWECQGEEARKRVLKLTEPSRIDVGQTVDK from the coding sequence ATGGGACAACCGGTCCCCACGACGGCGGAACGCAGCGCCCTTATGGGCCGGGTGCGCCAGAAGGAGACCTCACCGGAGCTGAGGATCGCATCACTGCTCCGAGAATTGGGCGTCGGATACCGCAAGAATGTACGCGCGCTGCCCGGCTCCCCCGACTTCGCCAACCGGAAACGGCGCTGGGCAATCTTCGTCAACGGCTGCTACTGGCATCACCACACAAACTGTCGAAAAGCCACAGTACCCAAAGCGAACCGAGACTTCTGGTGGGCGAAGTTTCAACGAAACCGTCAGCGCGATGCGCATGCTATTCGTGAGCTTAGACGGGCAGGCTACCGCGTCGCCGTTATCTGGGAGTGTCAGGGCGAAGAGGCCCGCAAGCGCGTCCTAAAGCTGACTGAACCGAGTCGCATAGATGTGGGTCAGACGGTCGATAAGTGA
- a CDS encoding pyridoxal-phosphate dependent enzyme, whose product MARRMSDATLQVGEDEIAEAIRILYTDTHNMAEGAGAAPLAALMGARERFRGKRVALILTGGNIDMPVFRQILSGQTPVA is encoded by the coding sequence TTGGCACGCCGAATGTCCGACGCCACCTTGCAGGTCGGCGAGGACGAAATCGCCGAGGCAATCCGCATTCTCTACACCGACACGCACAACATGGCGGAAGGGGCGGGTGCTGCGCCTCTGGCCGCGCTGATGGGCGCGCGCGAACGTTTTCGCGGCAAACGCGTCGCCCTCATCCTGACCGGGGGCAATATCGACATGCCCGTCTTCCGGCAGATTCTCTCGGGCCAAACGCCGGTCGCTTAG